One genomic region from Diabrotica undecimpunctata isolate CICGRU chromosome 9, icDiaUnde3, whole genome shotgun sequence encodes:
- the LOC140451316 gene encoding general transcription factor II-I repeat domain-containing protein 2A-like, translated as MVEKFESVPLLHQTIQRRIVSMGEQVEKSMLSLVKKSSYFSLCLDENTDQIDVSQLLIFVRTTFDDFTSKEELFDICPLYGTTKGKDIYEAVKKTVDRIGGFDKCLAIATDGAPSMTGKKIGLVGLLRKNGVTCPTIHCIIYQGALCGKSVKEDQVFQTVIKIINMIRGENRSLLHRQLKQFLVETEAEYGDLLMYNQVRWLSAGKSMERFFAIRKEIPAFFNKYVSSDTTELKDKFKDPEFLRQLAFITDLTNHLNMLNLSLQGRNQTVSDFIGMINGFRNKLNVFKRALEKNNLTHFPSCLQIAEEFNGEENIEFSSCISQIEQVIDEFSTIFEEIESLKSSVLLYNNPLEATIDDQPPNLQLELCDLQADMFLITRQEKGPEF; from the coding sequence ATGGTGGAGAAATTTGAATCAGTGCCACTTTTACATCAAACCATACAAAGAAGGATTGTTTCTATGGGTGAGCAAGTAGAAAAATCTATGCTTAGCCTGGTTAAGAAAAGTTCATATTTCTCACTTTGTTTGGATGAAAACACTGATCAAATTGATGTTAGTCAGCTGTTAATATTTGTGCGCACTACTTTTGATGATTTTACCAGTAAAGAGGAGTTATTTGATATTTGTCCTCTTTATGGAACAACAAAAGGAAAAGACATCTATGAGGCTGTGAAGAAAACAGTTGACAGAATTGGAGGCTTTGATAAATGTCTAGCCATAGCAACAGACGGGGCCCCATCAATGACAGGTAAAAAAATTGGATTAGTGGGTCTGCTTCGAAAGAATGGTGTCACTTGCCCAACAATTCATTGTATTATATATCAGGGAGCTTTATGTGGAAAATCAGTCAAGGAAGATCAAGTTTTCCAAACCGTGATTAAGATTATAAATATGATTAGAGGTGAAAATCGATCTCTTTTACACAGGCAACTTAAGCAGTTTTTAGTGGAAACAGAGGCTGAGTATGGAGACTTGCTAATGTACAACCAGGTAAGGTGGCTGAGTGCAGGAAAGAGCATGGAACGATTTTTTGCCATAAGAAAGGAAATCCCTGCATTCTTCAACAAATACGTTTCATCTGACACAACTGAACTAAAAGATAAGTTTAAGGATCCAGAATTCTTAAGACAGTTAGCTTTTATAACAGATCTGACTAATCATCTTAACATGTTAAACTTGAGTCTTCAAGGAAGAAACCAGACGGTTTCAGATTTTATCGGAATGATAAACGGATTCCGGAATAAGCTGAACGTGTTTAAACGTGCTTTGGAAAAGAACAACCTGACACACTTCCCTAGCTGTCTGCAAATAGCAGAAGAATTCAACGGTGAGgaaaatattgagttttcatcctGCATTTCACAAAttgaacaagttattgatgaattCAGTACAATATTTGAAGAAATTGAAAGTCTCAAAAGCAGTGTACTACTTTATAATAACCCTCTTGAAGCAACCATTGATGATCAACCACCCAACTTACAGCTTGAGTTATGTGATCTTCAAGCAGACATGTTCCTAATTACCAGACAAGAAAAGGGACCTGAATTTTAA